In one Winogradskyella sp. MH6 genomic region, the following are encoded:
- a CDS encoding acetyl-CoA hydrolase/transferase family protein: protein MFKRVSAEEAVKVIKSNDRVYIQAAAAAPQQLINAMSARHEELRNVEVCHLHIEGEAPYANPELKDSFHVNSFFIGKNVRHTLHAGNGSYTPVFLSELPTLFQQNILDLDVVLIHVSEPDKHGYLSLGVSVEATLAAIDNATTVIAQINKNMPRTHGAGIIHYTEIDYFVEADDEIPTMHASEPSEIESKIGDYVAGLIEDRSTLQMGIGNIPNAVLSRLTNHKDLGLHTEMFSDGVIDLILSDVINGNYKKINRGRALTTFLMGSKRLYEYVDDNPFVEMRASNYTNNTSYIKQNPRMVAINSAIEVDVTGQVCADSIGSKMYSGVGGQMDFIRGASLSKGGKAIIALPSVTKKGISRIVPSLKPGAGVVTTRSHVHYVVTEYGIANLFGKTIKQRVKALVDIAHPDHREEIDKAYFELM, encoded by the coding sequence ATGTTCAAAAGAGTAAGCGCAGAAGAAGCAGTAAAAGTCATTAAATCTAACGATAGAGTATACATACAGGCAGCAGCAGCAGCACCTCAACAATTAATTAATGCCATGTCTGCAAGACATGAAGAATTACGAAACGTTGAAGTATGCCATTTACATATTGAAGGTGAAGCTCCGTATGCCAATCCTGAATTAAAAGACAGTTTTCATGTTAACTCTTTCTTTATTGGCAAAAATGTAAGACATACATTGCATGCGGGCAATGGTTCTTACACTCCTGTTTTTTTGAGTGAGTTACCAACCTTATTTCAACAAAACATCTTAGATTTAGATGTTGTTCTAATTCATGTTTCTGAACCAGACAAACATGGTTACTTATCGCTAGGTGTATCTGTTGAAGCTACTTTAGCTGCAATTGATAATGCTACAACAGTTATTGCACAGATTAACAAAAACATGCCGCGCACACATGGCGCAGGTATTATACATTATACCGAAATAGATTACTTTGTGGAAGCTGATGACGAGATCCCTACTATGCATGCTTCTGAACCATCAGAAATTGAAAGTAAAATAGGAGATTATGTAGCAGGTTTAATTGAAGATAGAAGCACACTTCAAATGGGAATTGGAAATATCCCTAACGCTGTTTTATCTAGACTTACAAACCATAAAGACTTAGGCTTACATACCGAGATGTTTTCTGATGGTGTTATCGATTTAATATTGAGCGATGTAATTAATGGTAATTATAAAAAAATAAATAGAGGTCGCGCATTAACGACGTTCTTAATGGGCTCCAAACGTTTGTACGAATATGTAGATGACAATCCTTTTGTAGAAATGAGAGCATCTAATTACACCAACAATACATCTTACATAAAGCAAAATCCTAGAATGGTAGCTATAAATTCCGCAATTGAAGTGGATGTTACCGGACAAGTTTGTGCTGATTCTATAGGATCTAAAATGTACTCAGGCGTTGGTGGACAAATGGATTTTATTAGAGGTGCATCTCTAAGTAAGGGCGGAAAAGCTATTATTGCTTTACCTTCTGTTACTAAAAAGGGGATTAGTAGAATTGTACCGTCATTAAAACCTGGTGCTGGTGTTGTTACAACAAGATCGCATGTACATTATGTAGTTACTGAGTATGGTATTGCTAACTTATTTGGAAAGACTATTAAACAACGCGTTAAAGCCTTGGTAGATATTGCTCACCCAGATCATAGAGAGGAGATTGACAAAGCTTATTTTGAATTGATGTAA
- a CDS encoding BT0820 family HAD-type phosphatase: MNFQDRLIIAVDFDGTIVEDAYPKVGKTRIFAFETLKRLQQDGHRLILWTYRNGTRLQEAVDFCKENGIEFYAVNASFPEEKFDYSRSRKIHADLFIDDRNIGGILGWGEIYQMITNEEPKMKQSKRKGGLFGWFK; the protein is encoded by the coding sequence ATGAATTTTCAGGATAGATTAATAATAGCAGTAGATTTTGATGGAACTATAGTTGAAGATGCTTACCCTAAAGTAGGGAAAACAAGAATCTTTGCTTTTGAAACCCTAAAGCGCCTTCAGCAAGATGGTCACAGACTTATACTTTGGACATATAGAAATGGTACTAGGCTACAAGAAGCTGTAGATTTCTGTAAAGAAAACGGCATAGAATTTTATGCTGTTAATGCTAGTTTTCCTGAAGAAAAGTTTGACTACAGCCGAAGCCGAAAAATCCATGCCGACTTATTTATAGACGATAGGAATATTGGAGGTATTCTCGGTTGGGGAGAAATCTACCAAATGATAACCAATGAAGAACCAAAAATGAAACAATCTAAACGCAAAGGTGGATTGTTTGGTTGGTTTAAATAA
- the gpmI gene encoding 2,3-bisphosphoglycerate-independent phosphoglycerate mutase — translation MNKKVILMILDGWGKSPDPKVSAIDNAETPFIDSLYTKYANASLRTDGLHVGLPEGQMGNSEVGHMNLGAGRIVYQDLVKINLAVENKTLQDEQVLKDAFEYAKANEKDVHFLGLVSDGGVHSHINHLFGLLDAAKENNLDNVYVHAFTDGRDVDPKSGYGFISDLEEHLAKSTGKLATVTGRYYAMDRDKRWERVKLAYDAVVHGQGTQTTNVLKDIQESYEDDVTDEFIKPLVVNENGKPVATIKDGDVVIFFNFRTDRGRQLTQALSQEDFHEYNMHKLNLYYVTMTNYDDNFKGINVIFNKDNLSETLGEVLEKHGKKQIRIAETEKYPHVTFFFSGGREKPFEGETRILRNSPKVATYDLKPEMSAYELRDALVTELKKGETDFVCLNFANGDMVGHTGVMQAAIKACEAVDECVKDVVTTALENDYTTILIADHGNCETMINPDGTPNTAHTTNPVPIILIDKELKEIKDGILGDIAPTILKLMGIAQPEAMTQHSLV, via the coding sequence ATGAATAAGAAGGTAATCTTAATGATATTAGATGGTTGGGGAAAATCACCAGATCCAAAAGTTTCTGCTATAGATAATGCAGAGACTCCGTTTATAGATTCGTTGTATACAAAATACGCTAATGCTAGTTTACGTACCGATGGTTTGCACGTAGGTTTGCCAGAAGGGCAAATGGGAAATAGCGAAGTAGGGCATATGAACCTTGGAGCGGGTAGAATTGTGTATCAGGATTTAGTAAAGATTAACCTTGCTGTAGAAAATAAAACACTTCAAGACGAACAAGTGCTTAAAGATGCTTTTGAATATGCAAAAGCTAACGAGAAAGATGTTCACTTCCTAGGTTTGGTTAGTGATGGTGGAGTACACTCTCATATCAATCATCTTTTTGGATTGTTAGATGCAGCCAAAGAGAATAACTTAGACAATGTTTATGTGCACGCTTTTACAGATGGTAGAGATGTAGACCCAAAATCTGGATACGGTTTTATTTCAGATTTAGAAGAACATTTAGCCAAATCAACAGGAAAGTTGGCAACAGTTACAGGGCGTTATTATGCCATGGATAGAGACAAGCGCTGGGAACGTGTTAAGCTAGCTTATGATGCTGTTGTACATGGCCAAGGAACACAAACAACTAATGTTCTAAAGGATATTCAAGAAAGCTACGAAGACGATGTTACAGATGAATTTATAAAACCACTTGTGGTTAATGAAAATGGCAAACCCGTAGCAACAATAAAAGATGGAGATGTTGTTATTTTCTTCAATTTTAGAACAGATCGTGGACGTCAGTTAACACAAGCACTTTCGCAAGAAGATTTTCATGAATACAACATGCATAAATTAAATCTTTATTATGTAACCATGACAAATTATGATGATAATTTCAAGGGCATAAATGTTATTTTTAATAAAGATAATTTATCAGAAACCTTAGGTGAGGTTTTAGAAAAGCATGGCAAAAAGCAAATAAGAATAGCTGAGACGGAAAAATATCCTCACGTTACCTTTTTCTTCTCTGGAGGAAGGGAAAAACCTTTTGAAGGTGAAACAAGAATTCTAAGAAATTCTCCAAAAGTTGCTACCTACGATTTAAAGCCAGAAATGAGTGCTTACGAATTGCGAGATGCATTAGTAACAGAACTCAAAAAAGGAGAAACAGACTTTGTATGTCTAAATTTTGCCAACGGAGATATGGTAGGTCATACAGGTGTTATGCAAGCTGCCATTAAAGCCTGTGAAGCTGTTGACGAATGCGTGAAAGATGTTGTAACTACTGCTCTAGAAAATGATTATACAACTATTTTAATAGCAGATCATGGAAATTGTGAAACCATGATAAATCCTGATGGAACACCTAATACAGCACATACCACTAATCCTGTGCCAATCATTTTAATTGATAAAGAGCTGAAAGAAATTAAGGATGGTATTTTAGGTGATATAGCTCCAACTATATTAAAATTAATGGGCATAGCGCAACCAGAAGCAATGACGCAACATAGTCTTGTATAA
- a CDS encoding ankyrin repeat domain-containing protein — protein MKKTVVVLALALGFSITNLNASNDLLTSTDSEVTVRTIEVSPLCKAVATGDVELAKTLIEQGADVNAKSNGMSPIHYAAKYNRVELIKVLITAGADVHKSCDLGYTALNHAELSKAKEAAQFLKRFKKK, from the coding sequence ATGAAAAAAACAGTAGTAGTTTTAGCCTTAGCATTGGGCTTTTCAATCACAAATTTAAATGCATCAAACGATCTTTTAACTTCAACCGACAGTGAAGTAACTGTAAGAACTATAGAAGTCAGCCCTCTTTGTAAGGCAGTAGCCACAGGAGATGTTGAGCTTGCCAAAACCTTAATAGAACAAGGTGCTGATGTTAATGCCAAATCTAATGGTATGAGCCCTATTCACTATGCAGCAAAGTACAACCGAGTAGAATTAATTAAAGTATTAATTACAGCTGGAGCTGACGTTCATAAATCTTGCGACTTAGGATATACTGCTTTAAACCACGCAGAACTATCTAAAGCCAAGGAAGCGGCACAGTTTTTGAAACGCTTTAAAAAGAAATAG
- a CDS encoding M48 family metalloprotease, translated as MRRGNFKVRIFIFIAIAAFAYLRKCSQEEINPYTGKKQAISLSPEEEIAIGLQSAPGMAQQHGGLYPNNQYQAIVDQVGNKLVNSSIAKKTPYQYEFHLLADENTINAFALPGGQIFITYALFSKLENEDQLAGVLGHEIGHVLGKHSNERITNSKYWQTLIMGSSAIDMGGVAQQMGQGQLLKNGRGDELESDELGVKFMIDAGYNPVEMIGVMEILKAAAGPNRVPEFQSTHPDPENRIEKIQEAIKKYKNAS; from the coding sequence ATGAGAAGAGGTAATTTTAAAGTTAGGATTTTTATATTCATAGCCATTGCAGCATTTGCTTATTTGAGAAAATGTAGTCAGGAAGAAATTAATCCCTATACAGGAAAAAAACAAGCGATTTCCTTATCACCTGAAGAAGAAATAGCCATAGGTTTGCAGAGTGCGCCTGGTATGGCGCAACAACATGGTGGATTGTATCCAAACAACCAATATCAGGCTATTGTAGATCAAGTTGGCAATAAATTGGTAAATAGTAGTATTGCAAAGAAAACTCCTTACCAGTACGAGTTTCATTTGCTTGCAGATGAAAATACCATTAATGCCTTTGCTTTGCCAGGTGGTCAAATATTCATTACTTATGCATTATTTTCTAAACTAGAAAATGAAGATCAATTAGCCGGAGTTTTGGGTCATGAAATAGGTCATGTTTTAGGAAAACACTCAAATGAAAGAATTACTAATTCTAAATATTGGCAAACATTAATTATGGGAAGTTCTGCTATAGATATGGGAGGAGTTGCTCAGCAAATGGGACAAGGTCAATTGCTTAAAAATGGAAGGGGAGATGAGTTGGAAAGTGATGAGCTTGGTGTAAAATTTATGATTGATGCAGGTTACAACCCAGTAGAAATGATTGGAGTTATGGAAATACTTAAAGCGGCAGCTGGCCCCAATCGTGTTCCAGAGTTTCAAAGCACACACCCAGATCCAGAAAACCGTATTGAAAAAATTCAAGAGGCCATTAAAAAATACAAAAATGCGTCTTAA
- a CDS encoding GNAT family N-acetyltransferase, which translates to MNYSFKILPNSELESIVPLVFDLNQGKVDKSVLSSRFNEMKNQNYECAVITNNKEIVGVTGLWFCTRHYSGKSVEIDHVYIKPDHRNKGLGKQFMTWIHTYCKKKGFESIELNTYVQNHPSHKFYYNEGFKILGYHFLKRI; encoded by the coding sequence ATGAACTACAGTTTTAAAATATTACCAAATTCTGAATTAGAGTCTATAGTACCTTTAGTTTTTGATCTAAACCAAGGTAAAGTTGATAAATCTGTTTTATCATCACGATTTAACGAAATGAAGAATCAAAACTATGAATGCGCTGTTATAACAAATAACAAAGAAATTGTTGGTGTTACAGGCCTGTGGTTTTGCACAAGACATTATTCAGGAAAATCTGTAGAAATTGACCATGTTTATATAAAACCAGACCATAGAAATAAAGGTCTAGGTAAGCAGTTTATGACTTGGATTCATACTTACTGTAAGAAAAAAGGTTTTGAATCTATTGAACTAAACACTTATGTTCAGAATCATCCTTCACATAAATTTTATTATAATGAAGGCTTTAAAATTTTAGGCTATCACTTCCTAAAAAGGATTTAA
- the pepE gene encoding dipeptidase PepE yields the protein MKSIIIASTSTVHGSGPLEYLLEKLKGHFESANEILFIPYARPGGISHDDYTAKVAEPFKKIGKTVKGIHTFDDPKKAIKEAEGIFTGGGNTFVLVNQLYKNDVLSSIKEVVNNGTPYLGTSAGSNICGLTMNTTNDMPIVYPPSFKTLGLVPFNINPHYLDPDPTSTHMGETRETRIKEFHAFNTQPVIGLREGSWVEVKGDSLTLKGNLDARIFEYGKEPYEVPTNSDLSFLK from the coding sequence ATGAAATCAATTATAATAGCAAGTACATCAACAGTTCACGGAAGTGGTCCTTTAGAATATCTTTTAGAAAAGTTGAAAGGTCACTTTGAATCTGCAAATGAGATATTATTTATTCCTTATGCAAGACCAGGAGGTATATCGCACGATGATTATACCGCTAAGGTAGCAGAGCCCTTTAAAAAAATTGGTAAGACAGTAAAAGGTATCCATACATTTGATGATCCTAAGAAAGCCATTAAAGAGGCTGAAGGTATTTTTACAGGTGGAGGAAATACGTTTGTTTTGGTCAATCAGTTATATAAAAATGATGTATTATCTTCAATAAAAGAGGTTGTAAATAATGGAACACCTTATTTGGGCACAAGTGCAGGAAGCAACATCTGTGGATTAACAATGAACACTACAAACGACATGCCTATTGTTTATCCTCCAAGTTTTAAGACTTTAGGTTTGGTGCCATTTAATATTAATCCGCACTATTTAGATCCAGATCCTACAAGCACTCACATGGGAGAAACCAGAGAAACACGTATTAAAGAGTTTCATGCATTTAACACGCAACCAGTTATTGGTCTTAGAGAAGGAAGTTGGGTAGAGGTGAAAGGAGATAGCTTAACGCTAAAGGGTAATTTAGATGCCAGAATTTTTGAATATGGAAAGGAACCTTATGAAGTGCCAACGAATTCTGATTTGAGTTTTTTAAAATAA
- a CDS encoding carboxypeptidase-like regulatory domain-containing protein, with product MKHILIIISCFLTLSIYGQDVERISVNGRISVASEDKEGVTVFNTTTNKGTITDENGEFTAMVTLNDVLEFSAIQFKDFKVTITEDIIKSKKLTVILVEEVNKLDEVVILPFGLTGNINVDLENVRTYNVSLDYVYLGLDNIEDFEFSADYKTKADNLAFNENNPHVGNMLNIVNLAGFIVSQVVDIEKDNKTNAEKAINKTPFKEALDKYSVNYIHNNFDIPLEQVDAFIDYIENEGIDEDLLAEDKEMQFLERITQLSKSFLKDKSEKD from the coding sequence ATGAAACACATACTAATTATAATAAGTTGTTTTTTAACTCTTTCAATCTATGGGCAAGATGTTGAAAGGATTTCGGTAAACGGAAGAATTTCGGTTGCATCCGAGGATAAAGAAGGAGTCACTGTCTTTAACACAACAACCAATAAAGGCACAATCACAGATGAAAATGGTGAATTTACCGCTATGGTAACTCTAAATGATGTTTTAGAATTTAGCGCCATTCAGTTTAAAGATTTTAAAGTTACCATAACTGAAGACATTATTAAATCAAAAAAATTGACCGTTATTCTTGTTGAAGAAGTCAATAAACTAGACGAAGTAGTTATTTTACCTTTTGGCTTAACTGGTAACATTAATGTCGACTTAGAAAATGTTAGAACCTACAATGTAAGTTTAGATTATGTATATCTTGGCTTAGACAACATTGAAGATTTTGAATTCTCTGCCGATTATAAAACAAAAGCAGACAATTTAGCATTTAATGAAAACAATCCTCATGTAGGCAACATGCTCAACATTGTTAATCTTGCCGGATTTATTGTAAGTCAAGTAGTAGACATTGAGAAAGACAATAAAACCAATGCAGAAAAAGCTATTAACAAAACACCTTTTAAAGAGGCGTTAGATAAATACAGTGTTAACTACATTCACAATAATTTCGACATTCCATTAGAGCAAGTAGACGCTTTTATAGATTACATCGAAAACGAAGGCATTGATGAAGATTTATTAGCCGAAGATAAGGAAATGCAGTTTTTAGAACGTATAACGCAACTAAGTAAATCTTTCCTTAAAGATAAAAGTGAAAAAGACTAA
- a CDS encoding carboxypeptidase-like regulatory domain-containing protein codes for MKKTKLLFSLVASLFAFLLQAQRSEIKGKLIASDDVEGIHILNKTASKFTISNDKGEFTIVAKATDTLFISSLVYENKEIIITEEQESSNSIEIKLEEKVSELDKVVVGKILTGSLQSDLENSDAKTEINFYDLGIPGNTKLPLTQNEKKLHDADGGSWGHIGLGFGVNFHKLLNKISGRTKKLKDIVELDDRDKCINRLRIDYESILFENDTLAKNLRNEYFLFSQEDENFLSLCKEDNDIKLLEFLQQKLKAYRENLNSSNND; via the coding sequence GTGAAAAAGACTAAGCTCTTATTTAGTCTTGTAGCATCATTGTTTGCTTTCTTGTTGCAAGCCCAACGATCAGAAATTAAAGGCAAGCTCATTGCCAGTGATGATGTTGAAGGTATTCATATATTAAACAAAACGGCATCAAAATTTACCATATCTAATGATAAAGGTGAATTTACAATTGTAGCCAAAGCAACAGACACCTTATTTATTTCTAGCTTAGTTTATGAGAATAAAGAAATCATAATTACAGAAGAGCAAGAAAGTTCAAACTCTATCGAAATTAAATTAGAAGAAAAAGTAAGCGAATTAGACAAAGTTGTTGTTGGCAAAATACTAACAGGAAGCTTACAATCTGATTTAGAAAACTCGGATGCTAAAACCGAAATTAATTTCTACGACCTTGGCATACCAGGCAATACTAAACTACCACTTACTCAAAACGAAAAAAAACTACACGATGCAGATGGTGGTTCTTGGGGACACATAGGTCTTGGTTTTGGTGTTAATTTTCATAAACTACTCAATAAAATAAGTGGCAGAACCAAAAAACTGAAAGATATTGTTGAGTTAGATGACAGAGACAAATGTATTAATAGACTCAGAATTGATTACGAATCAATTCTATTTGAAAACGACACACTCGCCAAAAACCTAAGAAACGAGTATTTTTTGTTCTCTCAAGAAGATGAAAACTTTCTCAGCTTATGCAAAGAAGACAATGACATTAAACTACTAGAATTTTTACAGCAAAAATTAAAAGCTTACCGAGAAAACCTCAATAGTTCTAATAATGATTAA
- a CDS encoding DUF6702 family protein yields MKSIYLIFILLVGLTLTSSNTKHDYYVSVTNIEYAKEQQSVQIISQVFIDDFETLIRQRYDETITLAEDDEPKIVDEYMKRYLEDKLKISINGKAYNFNFLGKEYKDDITYCYLEIENIKDIKSISVVNRILFDILPEQQNIVRLKLLNKNKSFLLIPENDECMLNFN; encoded by the coding sequence ATGAAATCGATATACCTTATTTTTATATTATTAGTAGGTTTAACACTAACCTCTAGCAATACCAAACACGATTATTACGTTAGCGTCACCAATATAGAATATGCCAAGGAGCAACAATCTGTTCAGATAATTAGTCAGGTTTTTATAGATGATTTTGAAACATTAATACGTCAACGTTACGACGAAACCATAACACTTGCCGAAGATGACGAACCAAAGATTGTAGATGAATACATGAAACGATATCTAGAAGACAAACTAAAAATTTCAATCAACGGCAAAGCTTATAATTTTAACTTTTTAGGCAAGGAATATAAAGACGACATCACGTATTGCTATCTCGAAATAGAAAACATAAAAGACATAAAATCAATTAGCGTTGTCAATCGCATACTTTTTGATATTCTCCCAGAACAACAAAATATAGTAAGGCTAAAACTATTAAACAAAAACAAGAGTTTTTTACTCATCCCTGAGAATGATGAGTGCATGTTAAACTTTAACTAA
- a CDS encoding M1 family metallopeptidase gives MKFFKYFFGAMLFVSASTFAQNDIKPERKPGHTNQNKFKQLYDEFATPNMFRTGSGAPGPAYYQQQADYKMDIEIDDVNAKLYGNETITYTNNSPDELTYLWVQLDQNMRAKDSKTPLINSSGIGPATSASRAAKTYLNEPFDGGFNIEHVKDVNGKDLPHTINRTMMRIELPKPMKTGDQFSFKIKWWYNINDHVKDGGRSGYEYFEENDNRIYVMAQFYPRMAVYNDVEGWQNSQFWGRDEFALPFGDFDVNITVPADHILDGTGYLTNREEVFTKGMMKRYNQAKKSFDKPVMIVTEDEARKTEKTKSNKKKTWKLSAQMVRDFGFATSRKFIWDMMAVKIGDKDVMAVSLYSKEGNPLWEQWSTRTVASTLKSYSRMTFDYPYHKAISVHAPMGMEYPMICYNFGRPDENGNYSDRTKYGMISVIIHEVGHNFFPMIVNSDERQWTWMDEGLNTFVQYVAEQDFGEWNPTALSPGHDKYPSRRGPAQNIVRYMGGDQDFIAPIMTKGLNTYQFGSNAYSKPATGLNILRETIMGRDLFDYSFREYARRWMFKHPTPEDFFRTMEDASAVDLDWFWRGWFYTTDYTDIGVKEVKKFAVTNNPNENGRKLAERYNMDPNALVYFIGEGDEGYEDAVKNGKSVEDLPTVKEYIMDNFTAEEQKNMKKSPKYFYQVTFDKPGGLVMPLIVEYEYSDGSKEKITYPAQIWRYNDKEVSRAVATDKEIVSITVDPDLETADIDTSNNSWPRETKESDFDKFKNKIKD, from the coding sequence ATGAAATTTTTCAAGTACTTCTTTGGTGCTATGCTTTTTGTTTCGGCAAGTACTTTTGCACAAAACGACATTAAGCCAGAGCGCAAACCTGGTCACACTAACCAAAACAAATTCAAACAGTTATATGATGAATTTGCAACTCCAAACATGTTTAGAACCGGTTCTGGAGCACCTGGTCCTGCTTACTACCAACAACAAGCAGACTACAAAATGGATATAGAAATAGATGATGTTAATGCCAAACTGTATGGTAACGAAACTATTACTTACACCAACAATTCTCCAGACGAGCTTACATACCTTTGGGTACAATTAGACCAAAACATGAGAGCTAAGGATTCTAAAACACCTTTAATCAACAGCTCAGGTATTGGTCCTGCAACTTCAGCTTCTAGAGCTGCAAAAACATATCTTAACGAACCTTTTGATGGAGGTTTCAATATAGAACATGTAAAGGATGTTAATGGTAAAGATTTACCTCACACCATCAATCGCACCATGATGCGTATAGAATTACCAAAACCAATGAAAACTGGAGATCAATTTTCATTCAAAATAAAATGGTGGTACAACATTAACGACCACGTTAAAGATGGCGGACGCTCTGGTTACGAATACTTTGAAGAAAATGACAACAGAATCTATGTTATGGCACAGTTTTATCCACGTATGGCTGTATATAATGATGTAGAAGGTTGGCAAAATTCTCAATTTTGGGGAAGAGATGAGTTTGCATTACCATTCGGTGATTTTGATGTAAATATTACCGTGCCTGCAGACCATATCTTAGACGGTACAGGTTATTTAACCAACAGAGAAGAAGTCTTTACAAAAGGTATGATGAAACGTTACAATCAGGCAAAAAAGTCTTTTGACAAACCTGTAATGATTGTAACTGAAGACGAAGCTCGTAAAACTGAAAAAACGAAGAGTAACAAGAAAAAAACATGGAAGCTTTCTGCACAAATGGTTAGAGATTTTGGCTTCGCCACATCTCGTAAATTCATTTGGGATATGATGGCCGTAAAAATTGGAGACAAAGATGTAATGGCTGTTTCCTTATACTCTAAAGAAGGAAATCCGCTTTGGGAGCAATGGTCTACAAGAACCGTAGCGAGTACATTAAAGTCTTACTCTCGTATGACTTTTGATTACCCTTACCACAAAGCTATCTCTGTACACGCACCAATGGGAATGGAGTACCCAATGATTTGTTACAATTTTGGACGCCCTGACGAAAACGGCAACTATTCTGATAGAACGAAGTACGGAATGATAAGCGTTATCATTCATGAAGTTGGGCACAACTTCTTCCCTATGATTGTAAATAGCGATGAGCGTCAATGGACATGGATGGACGAAGGTTTAAACACATTTGTTCAGTATGTAGCAGAGCAAGATTTTGGTGAGTGGAATCCAACGGCTTTATCTCCTGGACACGACAAATATCCTTCACGTAGAGGACCTGCTCAAAATATCGTAAGATATATGGGAGGTGACCAAGATTTTATTGCACCTATCATGACCAAAGGATTAAATACATATCAATTTGGAAGCAATGCCTATAGCAAACCTGCAACAGGTTTAAATATACTTCGTGAAACGATTATGGGACGTGATTTATTTGATTATTCATTTAGAGAATATGCTAGACGCTGGATGTTTAAACACCCAACACCTGAAGACTTTTTTAGAACTATGGAAGATGCCTCTGCTGTAGATTTAGATTGGTTCTGGAGAGGTTGGTTTTATACTACTGACTATACAGATATAGGTGTAAAAGAAGTTAAGAAATTTGCCGTAACAAACAATCCTAATGAAAACGGAAGAAAGTTAGCTGAGCGTTACAACATGGATCCTAATGCACTAGTATACTTTATTGGCGAAGGTGATGAAGGCTATGAAGATGCTGTAAAAAATGGTAAGTCTGTAGAAGATCTTCCAACAGTGAAAGAATATATTATGGATAATTTCACTGCAGAAGAACAAAAGAACATGAAAAAATCACCAAAGTATTTCTATCAAGTAACTTTTGACAAACCTGGTGGATTAGTAATGCCTTTAATAGTGGAATATGAATATTCAGATGGTTCAAAGGAAAAAATAACCTATCCTGCACAAATATGGAGATACAATGACAAAGAAGTGAGCAGAGCTGTAGCAACAGATAAAGAAATTGTTTCAATAACTGTAGATCCAGACTTAGAAACTGCGGATATCGACACATCAAATAACTCTTGGCCAAGAGAAACTAAAGAAAGTGATTTCGACAAGTTTAAGAACAAAATAAAAGATTAA
- a CDS encoding Sec-independent protein translocase subunit TatA/TatB — MIQLATLLFIGGTEIVFILFIVVLVFGADKLPEIARGLGKGMRTLKDATNDIKHEVTKSAKESNIIDTDAAKEIQQEINKVKDDLEDFTGSVKRKM, encoded by the coding sequence GTGATACAATTAGCAACATTATTATTTATCGGAGGAACCGAAATTGTTTTTATACTATTCATTGTAGTATTGGTTTTTGGTGCAGATAAATTACCTGAAATTGCAAGAGGTTTGGGAAAAGGTATGCGTACTTTAAAAGATGCTACCAACGATATAAAGCATGAAGTTACAAAAAGCGCTAAAGAAAGCAATATCATAGATACTGATGCTGCAAAAGAGATTCAACAAGAAATTAATAAGGTAAAAGACGATCTTGAAGACTTTACCGGCTCTGTAAAAAGAAAAATGTAA